CAATAAGCGGAGCTTATACCGGTATGGCAGTTAAAATTTATGCTGAACAACCAGAAAATACTAAAGGATAATGCGTAAACTGATTGAATATTTTATTCGGTATCATGTTGCCGTAAATGTCGTAGTAATATCCTTTGCCCTATTTGGTATCGTTGGTGCAAAGGCATTGAAATCTTCTTACTTTCCACTAACGGATTCTAAGAATATTTCTATCACCATTACCTATCCAGGTGCTTCGCCACAAGAGGTGGAAGAAGGTATTGTTCTAAAGATAGAAGATAACCTAAAAGGACTTGAAGGCGTTGATCGTGTAACCTCTACCTCAAGAGAAAATAGTGGTACGATCAATGTGGAGATAGAAAAAGGGGAAAATATAGATTTCATGCTGTTGGAGGTCAAGAATGCGGTAGATAGGGTGCCTACCTTTCCAACAGGTATGGAGCCTTTGATCGTTTCTAAGTTAGAGACCGTTCGCCAAACCATATCATTTGCCATAAGTGGAGAAAATATTCCGTTGGCAACATTAAAAAGTGTAGGTAGGGAAATTGAGAATGATCTACGTGCAATGGACGGTATATCTCAAATAGAGATTTCTGGTTTTCCAGATGAGGAAATTGAAATAGCCGTGAACGAGAATGACCTTTTGGCATACGGACTTTCATTTACAGAAGTTGCAAGTGCAGTTGGTAATGCCAATATACTTGTGACCGGTGGTAATATTAAGACTGATGCCGAAGAGTATTTAATACGTGCCAATAACCGTTCGTATTATGGTAGTGAGTTAAATAACCTTGTGGTTAGGGCGGATCAATCAGGTAACGTAATTCGTCTAAAAGACGTGGCCGTAGTAAGGGATCGCTTTGCAGAAACGCCAAATGCAAGTTATTTTAATGGCAATTTATCTGTTAGTGTCTCTATCACAAGTACCAATAATGAAGATCTTATTGTAGCGGCCGATCAGGTGAATGAGTATGTTGATGTATTCAATGAAAAGTACAATAACATTAAATTGGATGTTGTTTCCGATCAATCTATCACACTTAATCAAAGAACGCAACTATTAACCGAAAATGCCATTATGGGTATGGTATTGGTGTTGATATTCCTATCACTTTTCTTGAATACAAGATTGGCGTTCTGGGTAGCCTTTGGTTTACCGGTAGCGTTTTTAGGAATGTTTGTTTTTGCGGGATTCTTTGATGTTACCATTAATGTACTGTCGTTATTTGGTATGATTATCGTAATTGGTATTCTGGTAGATGATGGTATTGTAATTGCAGAGAACATCTATCAGCATTATGAAAAGGGTAAATCTCCTGTTCAAGCAGCTGTAGACGGTACTATGGAGGTATTGCCTCCAATTATTTCCGCTATTATAACCACTATTCTGGCATTCTCTATTTTCTTGTTTTTAGATAGTAGAATTGGGGAATTCTTTGGTGAAGTATCCGTAATCGTTATTTTAACATTGGTGGTGTCATTGGTAGAGGCATTGGTCATATTACCTGCTCACTTGGCACATTCAAAAGCATTACAGCCTATAGATACCAAGCCAAAAAGCGGATTCGCAAATGCATTTGCCAAACTTAGGGTAATCAATGAGTTTGGAGATAGATTAATGGTATGGATGCGTGATAATCTTTATACTCCCGTATTGAGATTTTCAATGAATCATAAAATATTTATGTTCGCTGTTTTCGCTTCGGCATTCATATTAACGTTAGGTTCTGTTGGTGGTGGTATTATTAGAACGGCTTTCTTTCCAAGAATTGCCAGTGACCGTGTGGGTATAGAGCTAGAAATGCCAAACGGAACCAATGAGAAAATAACAGATTCTATTATTTCATTTATAGAGGAGAAAGCAATCATAGTAAATCAAGAACTGTCCGATAAATATTTTCCTGAAGGCGATAAAATGGTTTTTGAAAATATGATCAGAAGATTGGGACCGGGGTCTTCATCTGCGGTATTGACCATTAACCTATTACCAGGCGAAGAAAGACCTAATGAGATTTCTGCGGATATGGTTACCCGTAGATTGGAAGAATTGGTAGGTCCGGTTTTAGGAGTAGAAAGTTTGATCTATGGTTCTGGTGGTAATTTTGGAGGATCGCCTGTATCGGTATCCTTATTAGGGAATAATATAGAGCAATTAAAGGCTGCAAAGGTTGAGCTTAAAGAAATTCTTACTAAAAACCCAAGATTAAAGGATATTGCCGATAATGATCCTGCCGGTATTAAAGAAATCAGATTGACCTTAAAGGAAAATGCCTATTTACTTGGTTTGGATCTTCAAGCTTTAATGACCCAGGTTCGTGCCGGTTTCTTTGGTGTACAGGCACAACGTTTTCAAAGGTCGCAAGATGAGATTAGGGTTTGGGTGCGCTATGATAGAGAAGAGCGTTCTTCAATTTCCAATTTAGATGATATGAGAATTGTAACTCCGTCTGGTAAGCGTGTGCCATTAAGCGAGGTTGCAGATTATACTATTGTTCGTGGAGATGTAGCCATCAACCGTTTAGAAGGCAGGCGGGAAATTCAGGTATCCGCAGATATGAAAGATGTAAAGGATAGTCCTACGGAAATCATGACAGAGATTCAGAACGTACACATGCCGGAAATACAATCTAAATATCCAACGGTAAGTGCTTCTTATGAAGGGCAAAATAGAGAATTGGAGAAGTTGACAGGATCTTTAAAACTGGTTGGTTTTACGGTAATCCTTTTAATATACATCACAATTGCATTTACGTTTAGAAGTTTCAGTCAGCCGTTAATGTTATTGTTATTGGTGCCATTTAGCTTTACCGCAGTTGCTTGGGGTCACTGGATTCATGATTTTCCTATAAACGTACTTTCTATATTGGGTATCATTGCATTGATCGGTATTATGGTAAATGATGGTTTGGTACTCATAGGTAAGTTCAATTCTAATTTAAGGGAAGGTATGTCTTTTGACAACGCCATTTTTGAAGCCGGTAAATCAAGATTTAGGGCAATTTTCTTAACATCGGTAACCACGATCGCCGGTTTAGCTCCATTAATGTTAGAGACCAGTAGACAGGCGCAATTCTTAAAGCCAATGGCAATTTCCATTGCTTATGGTATTGGTATTGCTACGGTGCTTACCTTATTGATGTTGCCATTGTTTTTATCGTTCAGCAATAACCTAAAAGCACAGAATCTATCTTTCGCTTCGGGTCATAAGATTACGAAAGAAGAGGTAGAAAGAGCGATCAAGGAAAGAAAGGAAGCTGCGCATTTAGAAGGCCATACGCAACATGCAATAGAAGATGGTGCACAAACACATAAGAATCTAGATAAGTTATAATGAGTAAAGTAAGATTCATCACATTATTGATATTTCTCCCTGTTTGTTCAATTTTTGCACAAGAGAAAACACTCTCAAAAGAAGAAGCTGTAGCTAAGGCATTGGAGAATAATTTTGGAATTGAGATTGCAAAAGGTCAGGTTGATATTGCCGAGAATAATGCCAGTGTGCTCAACTCCGGCTATTTGCCAACGTTAACGGGTACTGCCGCTGCTACATATAATAACAATAATACCACTACGGAATTCCCAGGGCAGTTCAATGATGATGGTAGTGCTAGAGATGATATTTCCATTGATGGTGCAGAGAGCCAAAGATACAGTGCGGCTTTAAACCTTAATTACACTTTGTTTGATGGTTTGGGTAGGTACTATAACTATAAAAGACTAAAAGAGCAGTATCAGTTAAGTACCTTACAGGCACGTGAGACTATTGAGAACACCATGATCCAAATGTTTACGGTCTATTTTGAAATTGCCCGTTTAACTGAAAATAGAAATGTACAAAAGCAAGCTTTGGAGATTTCTAGGGATAGGATCTCAAGGTCGGAATATTCTTTTGAATACGGACAAAACACCAAATTGGATATTTTGAACGCACAGGTAGATATGACCAATGATAGCATTGCATTATTGAACACTGAGCAGCAATTGGCCAATGCAAAGCGTGATCTAAACGTAGTGTTGAATCAAGATTTAAGTTCACAATATATGGTAGATACCACAGTGGTCTTTATACCTAAGTTTCAGATTGTGGAGTTTATGGATCAGGCTATTGCCAATAACGTGGCCGTACTACAGACAGAGACCAATTTGAACATTAATGCCTATGACATTAAAGTAAATAAGTCTGGGTATTTGCCTACTATTGGGCTAACGGGTTCTTACGGATGGAACAGAAACCAGAATGCTCCTTCTGCATTTTTAACGGGAGCGGTTTTTCCGGGTACAAATTCTAACGTTGGTAATTATGCATTGGGTGCCAGTTTAACATGGAATCTTTTTGATGGCGGTAGTACAACGGTAAGCGTAAAGAATGCGAAAATTGCCTATGCCAATCAAGAATTGTTAAGAAAGCAGGTAGAGCTAGAGGTAAATCGTGATATGCAGAACGCCATGGCGTTATATGAGAATCTACTGAAAATATATCAAATACAAGAACAGAACGTATTTACCAATGAGAATAACTTTGAACGTTCAAAAGAGCAGTTTCAGTTAGGTAGTATTACGTCCATAGAATTTAGACAGGCACAGATCAATTTATTGAATGCGCAGACCAATAAGAATTTGGCAAAATATGATGCTAAGCTGGCAGAACTACAATTGTTGCAGCTAACTGGGCAGTTATTGAATATAGAATTGTAAGGGGCAATTAATTACGAAAGACATGTATAGCGATAGAACAAATAGCGAACTCATAGAGATAATGAACCAACATTCATTGCTCACTTTTGAAGCGCAATTAAGTTTACAAGAGGAGTTGCAAAAACGTGCTGTTGTTGTGGACCTTAGTGATTTAAACACCACCATTGCAAATAAAAGGGCACAGATCCAGAATTTAGAGTATTTGAAGGATTTTGGTTTTCAAGCAAATAGAAACGTTGACGGATTTACCGTTACAAGAACTCAAAAAGCATTGTTTACAGATGTTTTAGCGGTTATTGTTGGTCTTTTGGTGTTTCTTTTGGGCGTGTACGGTTGTATCAATTTGGTATACACCTTTATAAATGGAGATGAACTGGATGTTTTTACTTTGGCATATAAATTTGCCATGGCAGGTTTAATTTTTATTGGCTTCAGTTTTTTTAGTGGGTTACAACGACTTTTCGATTTTTATGGATTTGAGTTACGTAAGGCGAACGGTTCAATAACCTTAAAAAAACGCTTTGATGTAAAGTTGGAAGAAGTGAAGATAAACGCTACCGATATTCACTTGGAAGAGGATGAGGATATCTTGGCAATAAAATTAGGTCATGAGACCATTTTTACTTCAAATGGCGGAAATCTTATACAAACTCTTACCTTACAAGAATTGGCAAAAGAGCTGAAAGCATAACCATTTTCTATGTTCGAGCATTATTTTCAATGTCCGTATTGCTGGGAAGAAGTTTCCATGCTTCTAGACCCATCTATTGCGCAACAGACTTATGTAGAAGATTGTGAAGTATGCTGTAACCCGATCGAGGTTACTCCGCAATTTCAAGAAAGTGAACTTGTAGCGTTTAATGTTCAGAGTATAGAACAGTAATTACTCGGGTATGGCAATCTTGCCACCAAAGGTATCATCCTTGTCCACTGATTTTGGATTTCCATATACTGTAATGGAACCACCAGCTTTTACTTTTGCAATAACGGCCTCACTGGCATAAACTTCGGCACTGCCACCAGATAGCACTATTACGGTACTGTTTTTAGTCTTTAGCCCCTTGTTAAAAAGTTTGCCTCCGGTATTGATCATGACCTCTTGGTTGGTGCTGGTACCCGAAAGTTTTATCTCACTACCACTGGTGCTTTTGGTAGATACATTGTTATAGGCAATATTTAAGGTGATGGTGCTGGCATCTTGTGCTTCGATCGCTAAATCTGTACCAATGACCAATCCTGTAGATATAATTCTAGAATTCTTATTGGCATCTATTATCGATAATGCTTCGGTATAATAAAGTTTAAGGCTTAAGGTAGAATTTAATACAGATTCCCCAGAACACATTTTTAAGCGTAAACGTGCATCGTTTTCGGTAATGCTAAGGTCTTTTTTGTGTTCAAGAGGTATTTCGATCTTGTTTTCCTCGCCTTTTACCAGGGTAACGCTAATTCTATCATACACCTGTAACTCGGTAAAGTTTTCTAAAGGAATAATAGCGTTGTTTTGAGCAACTAAAAGGGTAGTGCAGAAAAGAATAGTAAAAAACAGCAAAGATTTCATGAAGCGTTGGCAATTAGATTACAAAGTTAAGATACAATTTGATTTTAAGCACCATGCGGTAGTAAATCATAAAACTCCTTTTTTTAAGTTAAAAAACGCCTTGGTCAGCTTTAGGTTTTACAGTTTTGCTATCTTATACTATAGTTTAATCATCTCTTGGTTCATGAAAAGGAAATATCTTT
The sequence above is a segment of the Maribacter dokdonensis DSW-8 genome. Coding sequences within it:
- a CDS encoding efflux RND transporter permease subunit; protein product: MRKLIEYFIRYHVAVNVVVISFALFGIVGAKALKSSYFPLTDSKNISITITYPGASPQEVEEGIVLKIEDNLKGLEGVDRVTSTSRENSGTINVEIEKGENIDFMLLEVKNAVDRVPTFPTGMEPLIVSKLETVRQTISFAISGENIPLATLKSVGREIENDLRAMDGISQIEISGFPDEEIEIAVNENDLLAYGLSFTEVASAVGNANILVTGGNIKTDAEEYLIRANNRSYYGSELNNLVVRADQSGNVIRLKDVAVVRDRFAETPNASYFNGNLSVSVSITSTNNEDLIVAADQVNEYVDVFNEKYNNIKLDVVSDQSITLNQRTQLLTENAIMGMVLVLIFLSLFLNTRLAFWVAFGLPVAFLGMFVFAGFFDVTINVLSLFGMIIVIGILVDDGIVIAENIYQHYEKGKSPVQAAVDGTMEVLPPIISAIITTILAFSIFLFLDSRIGEFFGEVSVIVILTLVVSLVEALVILPAHLAHSKALQPIDTKPKSGFANAFAKLRVINEFGDRLMVWMRDNLYTPVLRFSMNHKIFMFAVFASAFILTLGSVGGGIIRTAFFPRIASDRVGIELEMPNGTNEKITDSIISFIEEKAIIVNQELSDKYFPEGDKMVFENMIRRLGPGSSSAVLTINLLPGEERPNEISADMVTRRLEELVGPVLGVESLIYGSGGNFGGSPVSVSLLGNNIEQLKAAKVELKEILTKNPRLKDIADNDPAGIKEIRLTLKENAYLLGLDLQALMTQVRAGFFGVQAQRFQRSQDEIRVWVRYDREERSSISNLDDMRIVTPSGKRVPLSEVADYTIVRGDVAINRLEGRREIQVSADMKDVKDSPTEIMTEIQNVHMPEIQSKYPTVSASYEGQNRELEKLTGSLKLVGFTVILLIYITIAFTFRSFSQPLMLLLLVPFSFTAVAWGHWIHDFPINVLSILGIIALIGIMVNDGLVLIGKFNSNLREGMSFDNAIFEAGKSRFRAIFLTSVTTIAGLAPLMLETSRQAQFLKPMAISIAYGIGIATVLTLLMLPLFLSFSNNLKAQNLSFASGHKITKEEVERAIKERKEAAHLEGHTQHAIEDGAQTHKNLDKL
- a CDS encoding TolC family protein, encoding MSKVRFITLLIFLPVCSIFAQEKTLSKEEAVAKALENNFGIEIAKGQVDIAENNASVLNSGYLPTLTGTAAATYNNNNTTTEFPGQFNDDGSARDDISIDGAESQRYSAALNLNYTLFDGLGRYYNYKRLKEQYQLSTLQARETIENTMIQMFTVYFEIARLTENRNVQKQALEISRDRISRSEYSFEYGQNTKLDILNAQVDMTNDSIALLNTEQQLANAKRDLNVVLNQDLSSQYMVDTTVVFIPKFQIVEFMDQAIANNVAVLQTETNLNINAYDIKVNKSGYLPTIGLTGSYGWNRNQNAPSAFLTGAVFPGTNSNVGNYALGASLTWNLFDGGSTTVSVKNAKIAYANQELLRKQVELEVNRDMQNAMALYENLLKIYQIQEQNVFTNENNFERSKEQFQLGSITSIEFRQAQINLLNAQTNKNLAKYDAKLAELQLLQLTGQLLNIEL
- a CDS encoding CPXCG motif-containing cysteine-rich protein produces the protein MFEHYFQCPYCWEEVSMLLDPSIAQQTYVEDCEVCCNPIEVTPQFQESELVAFNVQSIEQ
- a CDS encoding head GIN domain-containing protein, with translation MKSLLFFTILFCTTLLVAQNNAIIPLENFTELQVYDRISVTLVKGEENKIEIPLEHKKDLSITENDARLRLKMCSGESVLNSTLSLKLYYTEALSIIDANKNSRIISTGLVIGTDLAIEAQDASTITLNIAYNNVSTKSTSGSEIKLSGTSTNQEVMINTGGKLFNKGLKTKNSTVIVLSGGSAEVYASEAVIAKVKAGGSITVYGNPKSVDKDDTFGGKIAIPE